In Mercurialis annua linkage group LG5, ddMerAnnu1.2, whole genome shotgun sequence, a single genomic region encodes these proteins:
- the LOC126683255 gene encoding B3 domain-containing transcription factor VRN1-like isoform X2: MARRREVATSGDAHRRRSNSLADKPKWRFFKIILPSTLTEKKLRIPIKFVRRFRDELSNVANFIVPNGCNWRVSMRKDQNDIWFDDGWHDFVEHYSIGKGYFLIFAYRGFSSFGVFIFDTTACEIEYTENVGSPVDGESLLVPKCEDFEIITTENLEFRKVSLESKAAIELARQYIPKHPCFMAVLYVYNCRELHVPSKFATRYLSATPKLFKFDVSDGREWTVALRKQRGLFSFGKGMRPFFRDNNLKAGDVCVFEMIKCNEAMKVTIYAVQGDTKIIDTSMSDSTDVSPETCAKTLFEEVS, encoded by the exons ATGGCTCGCCGGAGGGAAGTTGCAACCAGCGGAGATGCTCATCGCCGGCGGTCAAATTCTCTGGCAGATAAACCAAAGTGGCGCTTTTTCAAGATAATCCTTCCCAGTACCTTAACTGAAAAGAAGCTG AGGATTCCGATTAAGTTTGTGCGTAGATTTCGAGATGAACTGTCTAATGTTGCTAACTTCATCGTCCCTAATGGCTGTAATTGGAGAGTCTCAATGAGAAAAGACCAAAATGACATTTGGTTTGATGATGGTTGGCATGACTTCGTAGAACATTATTCGATTGGCAAAGGCTACTTTCTAATCTTTGCATATAGAGGTTTCTCCAGTTTCGGCGTCTTCATATTTGATACAACTGCTTGCGAAATTGAATATACGGAGAATGTTGGAAGCCCGGTTGATG GTGAAAGTCTGCTGGTGCCAAAATGTGAAGATTTCGAAATTATTACCACTGAAAACTTGGAGTTTAGGAAGGTTTCCTTAGAAAGTAAGGCAGCAATTGAATTAGCTAGACAGTACATACCGAAACATCCTTGTTTCATGGCTGTGTTGTACGTGTATAATTGCAGAGAGCTG CATGTACCTTCAAAATTTGCAACAAGGTATCTAAGTGCAACTCCTAAATTATTTAAGTTTGATGTTTCTGATGGAAGAGAGTGGACCGTTGCCCTCCGAAAACAACGTGGACTTTTCAGTTTTGGAAAAGGAATGAGaccatttttcagggacaatAACTTGAAGGCCGGTGATGTTTGTGTCTTCGAGATGATAAAGTGTAATGAGGCAATGAAAGTTACTATTTATGCAGTTCAAGGTGATACAAAAATTATCGACACTTCAATGTCGGACTCTACAGATGTATCCCCAGAAA CATGTGCCAAGACACTTTTTGAAGAGGTATCTTAG
- the LOC126683255 gene encoding B3 domain-containing transcription factor VRN1-like isoform X1 — translation MARRREVATSGDAHRRRSNSLADKPKWRFFKIILPSTLTEKKLRIPIKFVRRFRDELSNVANFIVPNGCNWRVSMRKDQNDIWFDDGWHDFVEHYSIGKGYFLIFAYRGFSSFGVFIFDTTACEIEYTENVGSPVDGESLLVPKCEDFEIITTENLEFRKVSLESKAAIELARQYIPKHPCFMAVLYVYNCRELHVPSKFATRYLSATPKLFKFDVSDGREWTVALRKQRGLFSFGKGMRPFFRDNNLKAGDVCVFEMIKCNEAMKVTIYAVQGDTKIIDTSMSDSTDVSPESKIAIHADRNYKPKNPCFKVLLGTYCDRDMMHVPRHFLKRYLRGARGYVKLAMFGGRVWTICLRKSSHKRAAFGKGWQAFCRENNLKADDVCVFELITKKCDAESFYFSCSSLKA, via the exons ATGGCTCGCCGGAGGGAAGTTGCAACCAGCGGAGATGCTCATCGCCGGCGGTCAAATTCTCTGGCAGATAAACCAAAGTGGCGCTTTTTCAAGATAATCCTTCCCAGTACCTTAACTGAAAAGAAGCTG AGGATTCCGATTAAGTTTGTGCGTAGATTTCGAGATGAACTGTCTAATGTTGCTAACTTCATCGTCCCTAATGGCTGTAATTGGAGAGTCTCAATGAGAAAAGACCAAAATGACATTTGGTTTGATGATGGTTGGCATGACTTCGTAGAACATTATTCGATTGGCAAAGGCTACTTTCTAATCTTTGCATATAGAGGTTTCTCCAGTTTCGGCGTCTTCATATTTGATACAACTGCTTGCGAAATTGAATATACGGAGAATGTTGGAAGCCCGGTTGATG GTGAAAGTCTGCTGGTGCCAAAATGTGAAGATTTCGAAATTATTACCACTGAAAACTTGGAGTTTAGGAAGGTTTCCTTAGAAAGTAAGGCAGCAATTGAATTAGCTAGACAGTACATACCGAAACATCCTTGTTTCATGGCTGTGTTGTACGTGTATAATTGCAGAGAGCTG CATGTACCTTCAAAATTTGCAACAAGGTATCTAAGTGCAACTCCTAAATTATTTAAGTTTGATGTTTCTGATGGAAGAGAGTGGACCGTTGCCCTCCGAAAACAACGTGGACTTTTCAGTTTTGGAAAAGGAATGAGaccatttttcagggacaatAACTTGAAGGCCGGTGATGTTTGTGTCTTCGAGATGATAAAGTGTAATGAGGCAATGAAAGTTACTATTTATGCAGTTCAAGGTGATACAAAAATTATCGACACTTCAATGTCGGACTCTACAGATGTATCCCCAGAAAGTAAGATTGCGATTCATGCTGATAGAAACTATAAACCTAAAAATCCGTGTTTTAAAGTTTTGTTGGGCACATATTGCGATCGTGATATGATG CATGTGCCAAGACACTTTTTGAAGAGGTATCTTAGAGGAGCTCGTGGGTATGTTAAACTGGCAATGTTTGGCGGACGAGTTTGGACAATCTGCCTCCGTAAAAGTAGTCACAAACGTGCAGCATTTGGGAAGGGATGGCAAGCATTTTGCAGAGAAAACAATCTGAAGGCAGATGATGTTTGTGTTTTTGAGCTGATAACAAAAAAATGTGATGCTGAAAGCTTCTATTTCTCGTGCAGTTCGTTAAAGGCATGA